A window of Mucilaginibacter sp. PAMC 26640 contains these coding sequences:
- a CDS encoding phosphoketolase, with translation METELINIETETVAQDLLQKMDAYWRAANYLSVGQLYLRDNPLLKEPLKLEHVKNMLLGHWGTTPGQNFIYTHLNRIINKYNLNMLYVSGPGHGGPAVVAGTYLEGSYTEVYPHISQDEDGLKKLFTQFSHPGGISSHASPQVPGSIHEGGELGYSLSHSFGAVMDNPDLIVACVVGDGEAETGPLATAWHSNKFLNPLTDGTVLPILHLNGYKISNPTILARIPHEELYQLFSGYGWNPIFVEGDEPEKMHQDMAKALDYAVDRIKQIRYEAEHQNNARPCWPMIILRSPKGWTGPKVVDGYQIEGNFRSHQIPLSVSASAPPEHLQLLEDWLKSYKPEELFDENGKLREELAELAPKGNRRMGANPHANGGQLLRNLRMPDFRNYAVNVTSPGVNGEGDTYVCGRFLRDVIKDNQEKRNFRIFGPDETVSNRLDAVFEASSRQWDAPVAAHDEFLAPQGSVMEMLSEHQCEGWLEGYLLTGRHGLFNCYEAFIHIVDSMFNQHAKWLKTSAELPWRRKIASLNILLTSTVWRQDHNGFTHQDPGFIDHVVNKKAAIVRVYLPPDANCLLSVMDHCLRSYHYVNVIVAAKHAAPQWLNMTEAVDHCTRGISIWNFASNDQDHEPDVVMACCGDVPTLETLAAVSILHEHMPELKIRVINVVDLFKLQKSSEHTHGLSDKDYNELFTTDKPVIFAFHGYPYLVHRLTYNRANNVNMHVRGYNEEGTITTSFDMTVLNQMDRFHLVIDVIDRIPQTGSKGVYLKQHLQDKLIEHKDYIRMHGKDMPEILNWKWKQ, from the coding sequence ATGGAGACTGAATTAATTAACATAGAAACCGAAACCGTAGCGCAGGACCTGCTGCAGAAAATGGATGCTTACTGGCGTGCTGCTAATTATCTCTCAGTAGGGCAGCTTTATCTGCGCGATAATCCGCTGTTAAAAGAACCGCTGAAACTGGAACACGTTAAAAATATGCTGCTTGGGCATTGGGGAACCACCCCCGGACAGAATTTTATCTACACACATCTCAATAGAATTATCAATAAGTATAACCTGAATATGCTATACGTTTCAGGGCCGGGGCATGGTGGACCAGCTGTGGTAGCGGGCACTTACCTGGAAGGTAGTTATACCGAAGTTTATCCGCATATTTCACAGGATGAAGACGGATTAAAAAAACTTTTCACCCAGTTCTCTCACCCGGGTGGCATCTCCAGCCATGCTTCACCGCAGGTTCCGGGCTCCATTCATGAAGGTGGAGAGTTGGGTTATTCTTTGAGCCACTCCTTTGGTGCCGTGATGGATAATCCGGACCTGATAGTGGCCTGTGTAGTGGGTGATGGCGAAGCGGAAACGGGTCCATTGGCTACGGCTTGGCACTCCAACAAATTTCTAAATCCGCTGACCGATGGAACTGTTCTGCCCATTTTACACCTTAACGGTTATAAAATCTCTAACCCAACTATATTAGCCCGTATACCGCATGAGGAGCTGTACCAGTTATTCAGCGGCTACGGCTGGAACCCCATATTTGTGGAGGGAGATGAGCCGGAGAAAATGCACCAGGATATGGCTAAGGCACTTGATTATGCCGTTGACAGGATCAAACAGATTAGATATGAAGCCGAACATCAAAATAATGCGCGGCCGTGCTGGCCAATGATCATCCTCCGGTCGCCCAAAGGCTGGACTGGCCCTAAAGTAGTTGACGGTTACCAGATTGAAGGCAATTTCCGGTCGCACCAGATCCCGCTTTCTGTCTCAGCATCGGCACCGCCCGAACACCTGCAGTTATTGGAAGATTGGCTAAAAAGCTATAAGCCGGAAGAGCTTTTTGACGAAAATGGAAAACTAAGAGAAGAACTGGCTGAACTGGCTCCTAAAGGCAACCGCCGCATGGGTGCTAATCCGCATGCCAACGGCGGCCAACTGTTACGCAACCTGCGTATGCCCGATTTTAGGAATTATGCAGTCAATGTAACATCTCCCGGGGTTAATGGCGAAGGCGACACCTATGTTTGCGGCAGATTCCTGCGCGATGTGATCAAAGACAACCAGGAGAAGAGGAACTTTCGCATTTTTGGCCCGGACGAAACCGTATCTAACAGGCTGGATGCTGTGTTTGAGGCTTCCAGCCGCCAGTGGGATGCCCCGGTAGCGGCCCACGATGAATTTTTGGCTCCCCAAGGCAGCGTTATGGAAATGCTGAGCGAACATCAGTGTGAGGGCTGGCTGGAAGGTTATCTGCTGACCGGCAGGCATGGCCTTTTCAACTGTTATGAGGCATTTATTCATATTGTAGATTCCATGTTTAACCAGCATGCAAAATGGTTGAAAACAAGCGCAGAGTTGCCCTGGAGGAGAAAGATCGCTTCATTAAATATATTGCTTACCTCAACCGTGTGGCGGCAGGATCATAATGGCTTTACCCACCAGGACCCGGGATTTATCGACCATGTAGTTAATAAAAAAGCGGCGATCGTACGGGTTTATTTACCGCCTGATGCTAACTGCCTGCTTTCTGTAATGGATCATTGCCTGCGCAGCTACCACTATGTTAACGTAATTGTAGCAGCTAAACATGCCGCGCCACAATGGCTTAATATGACCGAAGCAGTTGATCACTGCACGCGCGGCATCAGTATATGGAACTTCGCCAGTAATGATCAGGATCATGAACCGGACGTTGTGATGGCCTGCTGCGGTGATGTGCCAACCCTGGAAACCCTCGCAGCAGTATCCATATTACATGAGCATATGCCCGAATTAAAGATCAGGGTGATCAATGTGGTGGACCTTTTCAAACTGCAAAAAAGTTCAGAACATACACATGGGCTTTCTGATAAGGATTACAATGAATTGTTTACTACCGATAAGCCGGTGATCTTTGCCTTTCACGGTTACCCATATTTAGTGCACCGTTTAACCTATAATCGTGCGAATAATGTGAATATGCATGTGCGTGGTTATAACGAGGAGGGTACCATCACCACATCATTTGATATGACCGTGCTAAATCAAATGGACCGGTTTCATCTGGTTATCGATGTCATCGACCGTATACCGCAAACCGGCAGTAAAGGGGTTTACCTTAAACAGCACCTGCAGGATAAATTGATCGAACATAAAGATTATATCCGAATGCATGGTAAGGATATGCCGGAAATATTGAATTGGAAATGGAAGCAGTAG
- a CDS encoding acetate kinase, translated as MTNPANNHILVINCGSSSLKFSIYDFGAFELKMTGTMSGIGEASGHLKISNSQGHSLENKEQKYTNLPGAVKELVALMSEGHFVFNLTAIGHRLVQGGPDHREPELITAGLLKSLREFVYLAPNHLPGELSAIEAFRSAFPNIPQIACFDTAFHKDLPTSIKHYPLPEAYQGKGLIKYGFHGLSYAYVMQKLTEEDADNASKKIIIAHLGNGASMAAVQNGKSMDTTMGMSPIGGLVMATRSGDLDPGVILFLLKQYGLSINELDELLSKRSGLIAIAGTGDMQELLAREITDSTAAEAIKIFCYHAKKQIGALAAAMGGLDILVFTGGIGENSPVIREHICSNMNFLGIELNQQANDTGQQTISLKTSRVRLRVLPTNEELMIAKAAHQVLNQIIINQ; from the coding sequence ATGACAAACCCCGCTAACAACCATATTTTAGTAATCAATTGCGGGTCTTCCAGTCTCAAATTCAGCATCTATGATTTTGGGGCGTTTGAGTTGAAAATGACCGGCACGATGAGCGGGATAGGAGAAGCTTCCGGCCATTTAAAAATTAGTAACAGCCAGGGGCACTCGCTTGAAAACAAGGAACAGAAATATACAAACTTGCCTGGTGCGGTTAAGGAGTTGGTTGCTTTAATGAGCGAGGGCCATTTTGTATTTAATTTGACTGCGATTGGTCACCGGCTGGTACAGGGCGGTCCGGATCACCGCGAACCGGAATTGATCACAGCCGGGCTTTTGAAAAGTCTTCGCGAATTTGTTTACCTGGCCCCCAATCATTTGCCCGGCGAGCTAAGTGCTATCGAAGCCTTCCGGTCGGCATTCCCAAATATCCCGCAAATTGCTTGCTTTGATACCGCCTTTCATAAAGATCTGCCAACCAGCATTAAGCATTACCCGCTTCCGGAAGCCTACCAGGGCAAAGGGTTGATCAAATATGGCTTTCATGGTTTATCTTATGCCTACGTGATGCAAAAGCTTACTGAAGAAGATGCTGACAATGCCAGCAAAAAGATCATTATAGCGCACTTGGGTAACGGTGCAAGCATGGCCGCCGTGCAAAACGGTAAAAGCATGGACACAACGATGGGGATGAGCCCTATCGGCGGATTGGTTATGGCTACCCGTTCAGGTGACCTGGACCCGGGGGTGATCCTGTTCCTGCTCAAACAATATGGGTTGAGCATTAATGAACTGGATGAGTTGCTGAGTAAAAGATCGGGCCTCATTGCTATTGCCGGCACCGGTGATATGCAGGAACTGTTAGCCCGCGAAATTACGGATAGCACAGCGGCGGAAGCCATTAAAATATTCTGTTACCATGCTAAAAAGCAAATTGGCGCGCTGGCGGCAGCTATGGGCGGTTTGGATATTTTAGTTTTTACCGGGGGCATCGGTGAAAATTCACCGGTTATACGGGAACACATCTGCAGCAATATGAACTTCCTGGGTATCGAATTGAACCAGCAAGCCAACGATACAGGGCAACAAACGATTTCATTGAAGACTAGCCGGGTACGCCTTAGGGTGTTGCCCACAAATGAAGAATTAATGATAGCCAAAGCGGCGCATCAGGTTTTAAATCAAATTATTATAAATCAATAA
- a CDS encoding PAS domain-containing sensor histidine kinase: protein MENTALLIAMIQNAIDGIITIDDKGIIELINPAACTLFDYEPDEVIGQNVRMLMPDPDKDQLDNFIFRYQDTGQSNTKRTGQEVLGLRKDGTIFPFRLGLSEVQFSGRQIYTGFIHDLTNEKEAQRQLTKYAAHLEEQVEQRTISLKKSVQALETAQSEMSVLLGKEKELSLLKSRFVSMASHEFRTPLTSVKLSASLIEKYAEPLKCEHVTKHVGKIKKAVGNLTTILNDFLSLEKLEAGKEEVSYTDFDLVKFSEEIVEEMQVIAKKNQNIIYLHEGVNSMVRLDQNLLKNCINNLITNAIKYSGENSFIDFNTEINTDHCIITVKDNGIGIPEVDQKHLFEAFFRAHNTGTIPGTGLGLNIVTRYAGLMNGSVNFKSEVGQGTLFTISFPNHE, encoded by the coding sequence ATGGAAAACACCGCGCTTTTAATTGCCATGATACAAAATGCAATAGATGGTATCATTACCATCGATGATAAAGGCATAATAGAGTTGATCAATCCTGCCGCCTGCACACTATTTGATTACGAGCCGGATGAAGTTATTGGGCAAAATGTAAGGATGCTGATGCCCGACCCGGACAAAGACCAGCTGGATAATTTCATCTTCCGATACCAGGATACAGGCCAGTCCAACACGAAAAGAACCGGCCAGGAGGTATTGGGTTTAAGGAAGGATGGTACGATTTTCCCCTTTCGTTTAGGCTTAAGCGAAGTGCAATTTTCCGGGCGGCAAATTTACACCGGTTTTATTCATGACCTCACCAATGAAAAGGAAGCCCAGCGGCAGCTTACCAAATACGCAGCGCATTTAGAAGAGCAGGTAGAGCAACGCACAATTTCCCTTAAAAAAAGCGTACAGGCTTTAGAAACTGCGCAGAGCGAAATGAGTGTATTGCTGGGTAAAGAAAAAGAATTGAGCTTGTTAAAAAGCCGCTTTGTATCCATGGCTTCCCACGAATTCAGGACACCATTAACCTCTGTTAAGCTATCCGCATCGCTTATCGAAAAATATGCAGAGCCACTTAAATGCGAGCACGTTACCAAGCACGTGGGTAAAATAAAAAAAGCGGTTGGCAACCTTACTACCATATTGAACGATTTTCTTTCACTCGAAAAACTGGAAGCCGGTAAAGAAGAAGTGTCGTATACAGATTTCGACCTGGTCAAATTTTCTGAAGAAATTGTGGAAGAAATGCAGGTGATAGCTAAAAAAAATCAGAATATAATTTATTTACATGAAGGTGTTAACAGCATGGTTCGGCTCGATCAAAATTTGCTAAAAAACTGCATCAATAATCTCATCACCAATGCGATCAAATATTCGGGCGAAAACAGTTTCATAGATTTCAATACCGAGATCAATACAGATCATTGTATTATCACGGTAAAAGACAATGGTATCGGCATTCCGGAAGTTGATCAGAAACACCTGTTTGAAGCCTTTTTTAGGGCGCATAATACAGGAACTATCCCCGGAACAGGCCTGGGCCTCAACATCGTAACCCGGTATGCAGGTTTGATGAACGGGTCGGTCAACTTTAAAAGCGAAGTTGGGCAGGGTACATTATTTACAATTTCATTCCCAAATCATGAGTAA
- a CDS encoding chemotaxis protein CheR: MQNIVPHHIIAIGASAGGMDEINLFFDHTPLDGVAYVIVQHLSPDFKSRMVELLGKHSKLEVLEAEDGSEIKSNQVYLIPNDKFMTIEGGRLRLTNKAKVKAPHLTINAFFNSLAVDCGTKAIGVILSGLGSDGTEGVKNIKKAGGMVIARNPETTDFSSMPSHAIATGLVDFILEPAAMPDTIEDYVNKELTVDKDDQNDEKYIKKIVDLIKERSTLDFSDYKLPTILRRTKRRADHGNFSSLEKYLFFLKSNTEEVEALAKEFLISVTSFFRDKEAFTFIEKKIIPVVLAQITPGEELKMWVAGCATGEEAYSMAILVAEQLSGKYKDIVVKIFATDIDSAAMDFAGKGIYNKDIAKHVSEARLKKYFNKEGECYRVNPEIRNMVIFAQHDLVKNPPYCNMNFISCRNLLIYMSPVLQKKIFSMMLFGLKMNGYLFLGSSENPMPIIKNLEVVQKKWKIYKNLKARREVSFDAFTLPELLDSKRIPAIQREENTLSTNNTVSEAMNTQLAEQQDYLAVCIDEHNLVVKSYGNTKYLLKQHFNLNLAELLPKPLAVAFNALKQKVGQTGKPATLTGIKIKHESLTVKVTLVISLLKVNKNEQKLLLVTIRQDEQQETPIADDAIFDEKIYHDKYTLNLEEELKELQVKLHSAYERLDASNENMQSFNEELISANEEMQSTNEEMQSVNEELHTINADYQLKNKELLEINDDLNNYFRSNINGQLFINNDLLLMKFSPGTVKQINLLETDIGRPLSNISTNIKFETIIEDIKQVLAEGTVITKEIETNNGKWYQIMTMPYVQMVDEKRNGAIVTFNDITELKATQVELNRKNKSLERINGDLDNFVHTASHDLLAPLANIETSIGVMNLIKVTDPGLSKFITIINSSVKKFRTLINDISVVARIEGDMLSMEMVDVEEIIANIEWSLESRIQQSGAVITKNLEIKKVMFSKKNLRSILYNLIANGIKFTNGSSPLIHIAIFRDADHITLTVNDNGLGIAKNQVDIIFSMYGRLNKEVEGQGIGLYLAKKIINAADGNMTVESEVGIGSTFTICLPIPVLVTD; encoded by the coding sequence ATGCAGAATATCGTTCCTCATCACATAATTGCCATTGGCGCATCTGCCGGCGGTATGGACGAGATCAATTTGTTTTTTGATCATACTCCTCTGGATGGGGTTGCTTATGTCATCGTCCAGCATTTATCCCCTGATTTTAAAAGCCGAATGGTAGAGCTTTTAGGCAAGCACAGCAAGCTGGAAGTTTTAGAAGCTGAAGATGGCTCTGAAATTAAGAGCAATCAGGTGTACCTTATTCCCAATGATAAATTCATGACCATTGAAGGCGGGCGTTTACGGTTAACCAATAAAGCAAAGGTTAAGGCCCCGCATTTAACAATAAATGCCTTTTTCAATTCACTGGCAGTGGATTGTGGAACTAAGGCGATCGGCGTAATTCTGTCCGGTTTAGGGTCTGATGGTACTGAAGGGGTTAAAAACATAAAGAAAGCCGGCGGCATGGTAATTGCCCGTAACCCGGAAACTACGGATTTTAGCAGCATGCCATCTCACGCGATAGCAACAGGCCTGGTTGATTTTATATTGGAACCTGCTGCGATGCCGGACACGATAGAAGATTATGTAAACAAAGAATTGACGGTAGATAAAGATGACCAAAATGATGAAAAATACATCAAGAAGATTGTAGACCTCATTAAAGAAAGGTCAACATTGGATTTTTCTGATTACAAACTACCAACCATTCTAAGACGAACCAAACGGCGGGCAGACCATGGAAATTTCTCGTCGCTGGAAAAATACCTGTTTTTTTTAAAGTCGAATACCGAAGAAGTGGAAGCCTTGGCGAAGGAATTTCTGATCAGTGTGACATCTTTTTTTAGAGACAAGGAAGCCTTCACTTTTATTGAAAAGAAAATAATACCGGTTGTATTAGCGCAAATAACACCGGGTGAAGAACTAAAAATGTGGGTGGCAGGCTGTGCGACAGGTGAAGAAGCCTATTCTATGGCTATTTTAGTTGCCGAACAACTTAGCGGGAAATATAAAGATATCGTTGTTAAGATCTTTGCGACAGATATTGACAGCGCAGCTATGGACTTTGCCGGTAAAGGCATTTACAACAAGGACATCGCGAAGCATGTTTCTGAAGCAAGGCTGAAAAAGTATTTCAATAAAGAAGGCGAATGTTACCGGGTTAACCCGGAGATCCGCAACATGGTGATTTTTGCCCAGCATGATCTGGTGAAAAACCCGCCTTATTGTAATATGAACTTTATAAGCTGCCGCAACCTGCTCATTTATATGAGCCCGGTTTTGCAGAAAAAAATCTTTTCCATGATGCTGTTCGGCTTAAAAATGAACGGCTACTTGTTCCTTGGATCCAGTGAAAACCCCATGCCAATAATTAAAAACCTGGAAGTAGTTCAAAAAAAATGGAAAATCTATAAAAATTTAAAAGCAAGGCGTGAAGTAAGCTTTGATGCCTTCACACTGCCGGAGTTACTTGACAGCAAGCGGATACCCGCTATACAACGGGAGGAAAATACCCTAAGTACTAATAACACCGTTTCTGAAGCTATGAATACGCAGTTGGCCGAGCAGCAGGATTACCTGGCCGTGTGTATAGATGAACACAATTTAGTTGTAAAATCTTACGGTAATACCAAATATCTGCTTAAGCAACATTTCAATTTAAACCTTGCAGAACTATTGCCTAAACCGCTTGCCGTTGCATTTAATGCGCTAAAGCAGAAAGTTGGCCAAACGGGTAAACCGGCCACGTTAACTGGTATAAAGATCAAACACGAAAGCTTGACGGTTAAGGTAACGCTGGTAATCAGTCTGCTTAAAGTGAACAAAAATGAGCAAAAACTACTCCTAGTAACCATTCGCCAGGATGAGCAGCAAGAAACCCCTATTGCCGATGATGCTATTTTTGATGAAAAGATATACCATGACAAATACACCCTGAATTTAGAAGAGGAACTGAAAGAACTACAGGTGAAACTGCATTCGGCATATGAAAGACTGGACGCTTCCAACGAAAATATGCAGTCGTTTAACGAGGAACTGATCTCCGCTAACGAGGAAATGCAAAGTACCAATGAGGAGATGCAATCGGTTAACGAAGAATTGCATACCATTAATGCCGACTATCAGCTAAAAAATAAAGAATTACTGGAGATCAATGACGACCTGAACAATTATTTCAGAAGCAATATTAATGGGCAATTATTTATTAACAATGATTTGTTGCTAATGAAATTTTCGCCGGGCACGGTAAAACAGATCAACTTGCTGGAAACCGATATTGGAAGGCCGCTAAGCAATATCTCCACCAATATTAAATTCGAAACTATTATTGAGGACATTAAGCAGGTTTTGGCCGAAGGCACGGTTATAACTAAGGAGATAGAGACCAATAATGGGAAGTGGTACCAGATCATGACGATGCCTTACGTGCAAATGGTTGATGAAAAAAGAAATGGGGCGATAGTTACCTTTAACGATATTACAGAATTAAAAGCCACCCAGGTAGAATTGAACCGTAAGAACAAAAGCCTGGAACGCATAAACGGCGATCTGGATAACTTTGTACACACAGCCTCACATGATTTGCTGGCACCGTTAGCCAACATTGAGACCAGCATTGGGGTAATGAACCTGATTAAAGTAACAGACCCGGGGCTATCCAAGTTCATCACGATCATAAATTCATCCGTTAAAAAATTCCGTACACTTATCAACGATATTTCGGTTGTAGCCCGAATTGAGGGCGATATGCTAAGCATGGAAATGGTGGATGTAGAAGAAATTATAGCTAATATTGAATGGAGCCTTGAAAGCAGGATTCAGCAAAGCGGTGCAGTGATCACTAAAAATCTGGAAATTAAAAAGGTAATGTTCTCAAAAAAGAATCTGAGAAGTATCCTTTACAACCTGATAGCTAACGGCATTAAATTCACTAACGGAAGCAGCCCGCTCATCCACATCGCTATCTTTAGGGATGCGGATCACATTACGCTTACCGTTAACGATAATGGCCTTGGCATAGCAAAAAACCAGGTGGACATTATTTTCAGCATGTACGGAAGGTTAAATAAAGAAGTTGAAGGCCAAGGCATTGGCCTGTACCTGGCTAAAAAAATTATAAATGCAGCCGACGGCAATATGACCGTTGAAAGTGAAGTAGGAATAGGAAGCACTTTCACGATATGCCTTCCAATACCGGTATTAGTAACAGATTAG
- a CDS encoding sodium-independent anion transporter has translation MKVYLNLFDFSQKINYKNEILAGLTVAMTMMPESLSFAILAGFPPLVGLYAAFIMGLITSVFGGRPGLISGGAGATVVVLIALMKSNGLEYVFAAVALAGLIQIVVGLFKLGKFIRLVPQPVMYGFVNGLAVIIFVAQLEQFKTVVGGHETWLSGPPLYIMAGLVALTIGIVVVLPRITKAVPPSLVAIIVVFLIVLGFGIPTKIVRDIAEVSGSFPPFHIPSVPLNLDTLTTIFPYALIMAGVGLTEGLLTLNLVDEMTATRGNGNREAIAQGSANILNGFFFGMGGCPMIAQTLVNLSAGARARLSGIIASLTILVIILFGAPIIERIPMAALTGVMMMVAFGTFEWISFRIINKMPKQDVFVGILVALITIWLHNLALAVLIGVIISALVFAWESAKRIRARKFIDVTGVKHYEIFGPLFFGSVTAFVEKFDVLTDPEEVVIDFKESRVSDMSGIDALSKLTERYRLAGKKLHLKHLSEDCRLLLKNAGNVIEVNILEDPAYHVATERYS, from the coding sequence ATGAAGGTATATCTTAATTTATTCGACTTTTCTCAAAAAATCAATTACAAAAACGAAATATTAGCCGGTTTAACCGTTGCCATGACAATGATGCCTGAATCATTATCATTTGCCATCCTCGCCGGATTCCCGCCACTGGTTGGTTTGTACGCCGCATTTATAATGGGTTTAATTACCTCCGTATTTGGTGGCCGGCCCGGGTTGATTTCTGGTGGTGCAGGTGCGACTGTTGTTGTATTGATCGCCCTGATGAAATCAAACGGCCTTGAATATGTATTTGCTGCGGTAGCCTTGGCCGGCCTAATCCAAATAGTAGTTGGCTTGTTTAAACTGGGCAAATTCATACGGCTTGTGCCACAGCCGGTCATGTATGGTTTTGTTAACGGTTTGGCTGTTATTATTTTTGTGGCGCAACTCGAGCAGTTTAAAACCGTGGTGGGTGGCCATGAAACCTGGTTGTCAGGTCCGCCGCTTTATATTATGGCGGGTTTAGTTGCGCTGACCATCGGTATCGTAGTTGTATTGCCACGTATCACCAAGGCGGTACCGCCATCTCTGGTTGCTATTATCGTCGTATTCCTGATCGTGCTTGGGTTTGGAATTCCTACCAAAATTGTAAGGGATATTGCCGAGGTAAGCGGTAGTTTCCCACCATTCCACATACCGTCTGTCCCGCTTAACCTGGATACATTAACAACCATTTTTCCTTATGCCTTGATTATGGCCGGTGTTGGTTTGACGGAAGGGTTACTAACGCTTAACCTGGTGGATGAAATGACGGCTACCCGCGGTAACGGCAACCGTGAAGCGATTGCCCAGGGCAGCGCCAATATCCTGAACGGGTTCTTTTTTGGAATGGGTGGCTGCCCTATGATAGCGCAAACCCTGGTTAACCTATCCGCGGGGGCCCGCGCCAGATTATCAGGGATCATCGCTTCGCTAACAATATTAGTCATTATCTTATTTGGTGCGCCTATTATTGAGCGCATTCCAATGGCGGCATTAACCGGCGTAATGATGATGGTAGCTTTCGGGACTTTCGAATGGATCAGCTTTCGCATTATTAATAAAATGCCAAAACAGGATGTGTTTGTGGGGATACTGGTTGCTTTGATCACCATTTGGCTGCATAACCTGGCATTAGCCGTTTTGATAGGCGTAATTATATCAGCCTTAGTATTCGCCTGGGAAAGTGCGAAACGCATAAGGGCAAGGAAATTTATAGACGTTACTGGTGTTAAGCATTACGAGATCTTTGGCCCTTTATTCTTTGGTTCGGTCACCGCGTTTGTAGAAAAGTTCGACGTGTTGACAGACCCTGAGGAAGTGGTGATCGATTTTAAGGAGAGCCGGGTTTCGGATATGTCCGGTATCGACGCATTAAGCAAGCTGACTGAACGATATCGCCTGGCCGGGAAAAAGTTGCACCTGAAACACTTGAGTGAAGATTGCCGTTTGCTGCTTAAAAATGCTGGTAATGTGATCGAAGTAAATATATTGGAAGATCCTGCCTACCATGTGGCAACAGAAAGATATTCTTAG
- a CDS encoding chemotaxis protein CheB, translating into MSRKQDQIKKVVVVGTSAGGLNAVKSLVSQLQEKFEAPILIVQHISADATGNVLLNALNKLGSLKCEHAVSGTSLQNGHIYLAPSDHHIMIDDDEKILVTKGAQENRSRPAIDPLFRSAAAVFANKVIGILLTGYLDDGTAGMIAIKRCGGTCIVQDPADAEYPDMPNNALNQTKVDYCLPLMEMGGLLYQLLSKKSGKSKPIPKDILIETKIAKRVLSDLPSVNALGEQVPFNCPGCGGVLWKIDESSALRYRCHTGHAYTSASLLAEQTMKIEETMWTALRMFEERKNLLTTVAKDQRGATAKSSLERANMSQVHIDRIKAILLAGDKEPTNNMPI; encoded by the coding sequence ATATCAAGAAAACAAGATCAGATAAAGAAAGTGGTAGTTGTAGGAACGTCCGCAGGGGGGTTAAATGCCGTAAAATCGTTAGTTAGCCAGTTGCAGGAAAAGTTTGAAGCGCCAATATTGATCGTTCAGCATATTTCAGCTGATGCTACAGGGAATGTACTTTTAAACGCGCTGAATAAATTGGGTAGCCTAAAATGTGAACATGCGGTGAGCGGCACCAGTCTTCAAAATGGTCATATATATCTGGCACCTTCTGATCATCACATAATGATCGATGACGATGAAAAAATCTTAGTTACCAAAGGGGCGCAGGAAAACCGGTCAAGGCCAGCTATCGACCCACTTTTTCGTTCCGCCGCCGCAGTTTTTGCTAATAAGGTTATAGGCATACTTTTGACGGGCTATTTAGATGACGGTACAGCGGGTATGATAGCTATTAAAAGATGTGGCGGAACATGTATAGTTCAAGATCCTGCAGATGCTGAATATCCTGATATGCCCAACAACGCATTAAACCAAACAAAGGTTGACTACTGTTTGCCCCTTATGGAAATGGGCGGCCTACTCTACCAGCTTCTTTCTAAGAAAAGTGGTAAAAGCAAACCTATTCCCAAAGACATCTTAATAGAAACAAAAATCGCAAAAAGGGTATTGAGCGATCTGCCTTCAGTAAATGCTTTAGGCGAACAAGTGCCTTTCAATTGTCCTGGTTGTGGCGGAGTATTATGGAAAATAGATGAGAGTTCTGCGCTGCGTTACCGCTGCCATACCGGGCATGCCTATACCTCCGCATCTTTGCTTGCAGAGCAAACCATGAAAATAGAGGAAACGATGTGGACAGCGCTCAGGATGTTTGAAGAACGCAAAAACCTGCTCACGACCGTAGCTAAAGATCAACGGGGAGCTACTGCAAAATCATCATTAGAAAGGGCAAATATGTCTCAGGTTCATATTGACCGTATCAAAGCTATTCTCCTTGCAGGTGATAAAGAACCAACAAACAACATGCCCATTTAG
- a CDS encoding SIGNAL peptide protein, with amino-acid sequence MFKNSVLALLFMLTCKLSVSAQNADAILGKWLNASGEGQVQIYKRGDKFFGKLAWLKFPNDAAGKAKLDAHNPDKSLQGRPELGIELLKNFAFDGVNVYEDGTIYDPKSGKTYSCKMTLNGDVLKIRGYIGISLFGRSENWTRIK; translated from the coding sequence ATGTTCAAAAATAGTGTTTTAGCGCTGCTGTTTATGTTGACATGCAAGCTATCCGTATCGGCACAGAACGCAGATGCAATTTTAGGCAAATGGCTTAATGCCAGCGGTGAAGGGCAGGTGCAGATCTATAAGCGAGGTGACAAGTTCTTCGGTAAGCTGGCCTGGTTAAAGTTTCCTAACGACGCTGCCGGCAAAGCGAAGTTGGATGCACATAATCCTGATAAAAGTTTGCAAGGCCGACCGGAACTGGGTATTGAGCTTTTAAAGAATTTTGCTTTCGACGGCGTGAATGTGTATGAAGACGGTACTATTTACGATCCAAAATCCGGTAAAACTTATAGCTGTAAAATGACGCTGAACGGCGACGTTTTAAAAATTCGTGGCTATATTGGCATTTCCTTATTTGGAAGGAGCGAAAACTGGACCCGTATAAAATGA